A region from the Cannabis sativa cultivar Pink pepper isolate KNU-18-1 chromosome 9, ASM2916894v1, whole genome shotgun sequence genome encodes:
- the LOC115722965 gene encoding aquaporin SIP1-2 produces MVGAIKAAIGDAVLTFMWIFCASTLGAVTAVLSTAFGVNGLVWPSLFITTVLVFILVIGFTFVGDLLGGASFNPTGTAAFYAVGVGSDTLFSMALRFPAQAFGAVAGALAIKEVMPENYKHMLGGPSLKVDLHTGAIAEGVLTFLITFAVLLIILKGPRNSVFKTWLLAVATVTMVVAGSSYTGPSMNPANAFGWAYVNNWHNTWDQFYVYWICPFIGALCAAWFFRALYPPQIKQKKPKSKKA; encoded by the exons ATGGTTGGGGCTATAAAGGCAGCCATTGGAGACGCAGTCCTAACCTTTATGTGGATCTTCTGTGCTTCCACTTTGGGTGCTGTAACTGCTGTTCTTTCCACCGCTTTTGGTGTTAATGGCCTCGTTTGGCCCTCTCTTTTCATCACTACCGTTCTCGTTTTCATTCTCGTCATCGGTTTTACCTTCGTCGGTGACCTCCTTGGCGGAGCTAGCTTCAATCCTACCGGAACCGCCGCTTTTTACGCTGTTGGTGTTGGTTCTGATACTCTCTTCTCCATGGCTCTCCGTTTTCCTGCTCAG GCATTTGGTGCTGTGGCTGGAGCTTTGGCCATCAAGGAGGTGATGCCGGAGAATTATAAGCATATGCTTGGAGGGCCTTCATTGAAAGTTGATTTGCATACAGGAGCCATAGCTGAGGGAGTTTTGACTTTCTTAATTACTTTTGCTGTCCTTCTTATAATACTCAAGGGCCCTCGAAATTCTGTTTTCAAGACGTGGTTGCTCGCTGTTGCTACCGTGACTATGGTTGTTGCTGGATCTTCCTACACTGGACCTTCCATGAATCCTGCcaat GCCTTTGGTTGGGCATATGTGAATAACTGGCACAACACATGGGATCAATTCTATGTGTATTGGATATGTCCATTCATTGGAGCATTATGTGCTGCTTGGTTCTTCCGTGCTCTCTATCCACCacaaatcaaacaaaagaaGCCAAAGAGTAAGAAGGCTTGA
- the LOC115723213 gene encoding syntaxin-related protein KNOLLE — MNDLMTKSFTNYIDLKKAAMKDLDLEAGGGGAAAVQMSSGAAVMDTDLGLFLKEAEKVKEEMNTLRQILEQLHQANEESKSLHKSEALKSLRDRINSDIVSVLKKARSIKSKLEEMDRANAANKRLSGQREGTPIYRTRIAVTSGLRKKLKELMIDFQSLRQRMMSEYKETVGRRYYTVTGETPGDEVIEKIISDGGDQQFLERAIQEHGRGKVLETVVEIQDRHESAKEIEKSLLELHQVFLDMAVMVEAQGDQMDDIEHHVMNASNYVKDGSKQLKSAKEYQRGSRKWMCIGIILLLLIILVIVVPIATSFSSS, encoded by the coding sequence ATGAACGACTTAATGACCAAATCCTTCACCAACTACATCGATCTCAAAAAAGCTGCCATGAAAGATCTCGACCTCGAAGCCGGCGGCGGAGGCGCCGCCGCCGTCCAAATGTCCTCCGGCGCCGCCGTGATGGACACAGATCTCGGCTTATTCCTCAAAGAAGCAGAGAAAGTAAAAGAAGAAATGAACACACTCCGTCAAATTCTCGAACAACTTCACCAAGCGAATGAAGAGAGCAAATCTCTTCATAAATCCGAAGCCCTAAAATCGCTCCGAGATCGAATCAATTCCGACATCGTTTCCGTTCTGAAAAAGGCTAGATCTATCAAATCTAAGCTCGAGGAGATGGACAGAGCAAACGCCGCTAACAAAAGACTCTCCGGACAGAGAGAAGGTACTCCGATTTACCGAACGAGAATCGCTGTAACGAGTGGATTGAGGAAGAAATTGAAGGAGTTGATGATCGATTTCCAATCGCTTCGGCAGAGGATGATGTCGGAGTATAAAGAAACCGTTGGGAGAAGATACTACACCGTTACAGGGGAAACTCCGGGAGATGAGGTGATTGAGAAGATCATTTCCGATGGAGGAGATCAGCAATTTTTGGAGAGAGCGATTCAGGAACACGGAAGGGGGAAAGTTCTGGAAACGGTGGTTGAGATTCAAGATCGGCACGAATCGGCTAAGGAAATTGAGAAGAGTCTTTTGGAGCTTCATCAGGTGTTTTTGGATATGGCGGTTATGGTTGAAGCTCAGGGAGATCAGATGGATGATATTGAACATCATGTGATGAATGCTTCGAATTATGTTAAGGATGGGAGTAAGCAATTGAAGAGTGCGAAGGAGTATCAGAGAGGGAGTAGGAAGTGGATGTGTATTGGGATTATTCTTCTGTTGCTTATTATTCTTGTGATTGTTGTTCCGATTGCTACTAGTTTCAGCTCTTCTTAG
- the LOC115724193 gene encoding N-acylphosphatidylethanolamine synthase, translating into MDSTQLMEDEDEDHEHEHDHGRKMEWAGSETHLGGIPRKIAFMAIGSLSKLLASSLNSTSVQNPQTLLHLVRSRPPGVPLITVANHISVLDDPLIWGFPGFPSMDSNLGRWVLAAKDICFTNNFSSYFFRIGKCIPITRGGGIYQEHMNEALEKLDTGAWLHIFPEGIVSQEDAPIRRLKWGTASLIVRAKIKPIVLPIFHRGFEQVMPQSAPYGRRPLLPLCNKKIKIIVGEPIEFNLPKMRQMATTSQSHSTSLGWPTAPDGLDEATQTCLYSTISDQIRTAMESLRALGGNDERV; encoded by the exons atggACTCCACGCAGCTAATGGAAGACGAAGACGAAGACCATGAGCATGAGCATGACCATGGAAGGAAGATGGAGTGGGCAGGAAGTGAAACCCACTTGGGAGGAATACCTCGAAAGATTGCCTTCATGGCAATCGGTTCACTCTCAAAGCTACTCGCTTCTTCTCTCAATTCCACCTCTGTTCAAAATCCCCAAACCCTTCTTCATCTTGTTCGATCTCGCCCTCCAGGGGTTCCTCTAATCACTGTTGCCAATCACATCTCCGTCTTGGATGATCCTCTGATCTGGGGTTTCCCTGGATTTCCTTCCATGGATTCCAATCTCGGTCGTTGGGTATTGGCTGCTAAAGATATCTGCTTTACCAATAACTTCTCCTCCTACTTTTTTCGAATTG GGAAGTGCATACCTATCACAAGGGGTGGTGGCATTTATCAAGAACACATGAATGAAGCTCTTGAAAAATTAGATACTGGAGCATGG TTGCATATATTTCCAGAAGGGATAGTTTCCCAAGAAGATGCGCCTATAAGACGATTGAAATGGGGAACGGCCAGTCTCATTGTTCGTGCAAAAATAAAGCCAATAGTTTTGCCAATTTTCCATCGCGGGTTTGAACAG GTAATGCCTCAAAGTGCTCCTTATGGAAGAAGACCTCTTTTACCATTATGTAATAAGAAGATTAAAATCATTGTAGGAGAGCCAATCGAATTCAACCTTCCGAAAATGAGGCAGATGGCTACTACATCTCAATCTCATAGTACTTCATTGGGGTGGCCAACCGCTCCTGATGGTTTGGATGAGGCAACACAAACATGTCTCTATTCAACAATCTCAGATCAAATCCGAACCGCCATGGAAAGCTTACGAGCTCTTGGTGGTAATGATGAAAGGGTTTAA